One region of Candidatus Eisenbacteria bacterium genomic DNA includes:
- the fdhD gene encoding formate dehydrogenase accessory sulfurtransferase FdhD produces the protein MGEPAPSAATLKRSIVRVSASGCSTLEDSVAVERPLSIRIEGRDLAVTLRTPGHDLELALGFLAGEGLITNRHQVRSSRETPSDCADAPDVIDLALAPEVRFDWTRLERHFSATAACGLCGRAHLDALRAGLAPLAMTSRFAVAPLLALPARLRERQLAFAQTGGLHAAVLCDEALEPRVVREDVGRHNAVDKVIGWRLDAEDRSELLWVSGRAGAEIVLKAARARLAVLAAVGAPSSLAIELAEAAGLTLIGFMRDARFNVYSGVGRIV, from the coding sequence ATGGGCGAGCCGGCGCCGTCGGCGGCGACCCTCAAGCGTTCGATCGTGCGGGTGAGCGCGAGCGGGTGCTCAACTCTCGAAGACTCGGTCGCAGTCGAGCGGCCGCTGTCGATCCGGATCGAGGGCCGGGACCTGGCGGTCACGCTGCGCACGCCGGGGCACGATCTCGAACTGGCGCTCGGATTCCTGGCGGGCGAGGGACTGATCACGAACCGCCATCAGGTGCGCTCGTCTCGAGAGACGCCCTCCGATTGCGCGGATGCACCCGACGTCATCGATCTGGCACTCGCGCCCGAGGTTCGATTCGACTGGACGCGCCTCGAACGCCACTTCTCCGCGACCGCCGCGTGCGGACTGTGCGGCCGTGCCCACCTGGATGCGCTACGGGCAGGGCTCGCGCCGCTGGCGATGACCTCGCGCTTCGCGGTTGCGCCTCTGCTGGCGCTGCCTGCGCGGTTGCGCGAGCGGCAACTGGCGTTCGCGCAGACCGGAGGCCTGCACGCGGCGGTGCTGTGCGACGAGGCGCTCGAGCCGCGCGTGGTGCGTGAAGACGTGGGGCGCCACAACGCGGTGGACAAGGTGATCGGGTGGCGACTCGATGCGGAGGATCGTAGCGAGCTGCTGTGGGTGAGCGGGCGCGCCGGTGCGGAGATCGTGCTCAAGGCCGCGCGCGCGCGGCTGGCGGTGCTGGCTGCGGTCGGGGCGCCGTCTTCGCTCGCGATCGAACTGGCCGAAGCCGCCGGGCTCACGCTGATCGGCTTCATGCGCGACGCGCGCTTCAATGTCTACTCGGGCGTCGGGAGGATCGTGTGA
- a CDS encoding SpoIIE family protein phosphatase, which produces MARPRILVVDDDAAHRRAVERVLEASNDLEAVAGAAGALAACERERFDLAILDIRMPGMDGFTLMGELKTADPDLDVILMTGSASDIDARLARAVRERAFYFIQKPFHRDVLLALVARCLEIRRLNRERAAHASRLAAELEAARRFQASMLPAATLERDRYELAALYEPSLELGGDFFDYAELGGSVLALLVSDVAGKGAAAAMLTGMVKQAFHAAAPDRYAPATAMQRVFEAVKLFPDDRFLTAFCARIDAQAGLIEYICTAGHPPPLLKRRSGELEPLVVSSDVLHPAFDMIHFEQKILEVQAGDVLMAFTDGLMEARRSETEEWYDFEGIERSFAKLPIERAPQVVTHLREALREFQAGRPPEDDLTIVAVGLK; this is translated from the coding sequence GTGGCGCGCCCCCGCATTCTGGTCGTTGATGACGACGCCGCGCACCGCCGCGCCGTCGAGCGCGTGCTCGAGGCGTCGAACGACCTCGAGGCGGTGGCGGGTGCCGCGGGTGCTCTGGCCGCGTGCGAGCGCGAGCGCTTCGATCTGGCGATTCTCGACATTCGCATGCCGGGCATGGACGGTTTCACGTTGATGGGAGAGCTCAAGACCGCCGACCCCGATCTCGATGTGATCCTGATGACGGGCAGCGCCTCCGACATCGACGCACGGCTCGCCCGCGCGGTGCGCGAACGCGCGTTCTACTTCATTCAGAAACCGTTTCACCGCGACGTGCTGCTCGCGCTGGTGGCACGGTGCCTCGAGATCCGGCGCCTCAACCGAGAGCGCGCGGCGCACGCCTCGCGGCTCGCCGCCGAGCTCGAAGCGGCGCGCCGCTTTCAGGCCAGCATGCTGCCGGCGGCCACACTCGAGCGCGATCGCTATGAACTCGCCGCGCTGTACGAGCCGTCACTCGAGCTGGGCGGTGACTTCTTCGACTACGCCGAACTGGGCGGCAGCGTGCTCGCACTGCTGGTCAGCGACGTCGCGGGTAAGGGAGCCGCGGCGGCGATGCTGACCGGCATGGTGAAGCAGGCGTTCCACGCCGCGGCCCCCGATCGCTATGCGCCGGCCACCGCCATGCAACGCGTCTTCGAGGCGGTGAAGCTGTTCCCCGACGATCGCTTCCTCACCGCGTTCTGCGCCCGCATCGATGCGCAGGCCGGGCTGATCGAGTACATCTGCACCGCCGGCCACCCGCCACCGCTGCTCAAGCGTCGCAGCGGGGAGCTGGAGCCGCTCGTGGTTTCGAGCGATGTGCTGCATCCCGCGTTCGACATGATCCACTTCGAGCAGAAGATCCTCGAGGTGCAGGCCGGCGACGTTCTGATGGCGTTCACCGACGGACTCATGGAAGCACGACGCTCGGAGACCGAAGAGTGGTACGACTTCGAGGGGATCGAGCGCTCGTTCGCGAAGCTCCCGATCGAGCGCGCGCCACAAGTCGTGACGCACCTGCGCGAGGCGCTGCGTGAGTTCCAGGCCGGCCGCCCGCCCGAGGACGACCTGACGATCGTCGCGGTGGGGCTCAAGTAG
- a CDS encoding LOG family protein, which translates to MRTSPRPQIAVFGSSTARESDPAYRVAYELGRELATAGADVMTGGYSGVMEACSRGAHEAGGQVVGVTVELFEKRGPANRWVTERVHTRTLFERLEHLITRADGFVVATGSVGTLAELMLTWNLLAAGGRPPAPLVLMGRHWHAWIDAHREPDLVLAELFRHLMVADTPAEAARLALGSREV; encoded by the coding sequence ATGCGCACCTCACCCCGTCCGCAGATCGCCGTGTTCGGCTCCAGTACCGCGCGCGAGTCCGACCCGGCGTATCGCGTCGCCTACGAGCTCGGACGCGAGCTGGCGACCGCGGGTGCCGATGTGATGACGGGCGGATACTCGGGAGTGATGGAAGCGTGCTCGCGCGGCGCCCACGAGGCGGGCGGACAGGTCGTGGGCGTGACCGTCGAGCTGTTCGAGAAGCGGGGCCCGGCCAATCGCTGGGTCACCGAGCGCGTGCACACGCGAACGCTGTTCGAACGCCTCGAACACCTGATCACTCGAGCCGACGGGTTCGTGGTTGCGACCGGAAGCGTCGGCACCCTGGCGGAACTCATGCTGACGTGGAATCTGCTCGCCGCCGGCGGCCGCCCACCGGCTCCGCTGGTGCTCATGGGCCGCCACTGGCACGCCTGGATCGACGCGCACCGGGAGCCGGATCTGGTGCTGGCAGAGCTCTTCCGGCACCTCATGGTGGCCGATACGCCGGCCGAGGCGGCCCGCCTCGCGTTGGGCTCCCGGGAAGTCTAG
- the thyX gene encoding FAD-dependent thymidylate synthase, whose product MTSRRPLRTIQEPSVYLVGRQTLDTDAIDEFLADHEVSWKTDTEVGAEALAEMAGRVCYMSYGKGRRTNAEFIGHIVEVGHGSVLEHGVWSFMITGVSRSFTHELIRHRHFSYSQLSQRYVNESDSAFVIPDPIAADPALRAVWSEAVEAARMAYDQLVDGLQARFTDIPDATLRRKLARQAARSVLPNATETKIFMTGNARALRHFIELRGSEHADVEIRKVAVEVLKLMQVEAPNIFADYTLVPLGDGTLATRTEHPKV is encoded by the coding sequence ATGACCTCGCGCCGACCGCTGCGCACGATCCAGGAGCCAAGCGTCTACCTGGTCGGACGCCAGACGCTCGACACGGACGCGATCGACGAGTTTCTCGCCGACCACGAAGTGAGCTGGAAGACCGACACCGAAGTCGGCGCCGAGGCGCTCGCCGAGATGGCAGGGCGCGTGTGCTACATGAGCTACGGCAAGGGCCGCCGAACCAATGCGGAGTTCATCGGCCACATCGTCGAAGTCGGCCATGGTTCGGTGCTCGAGCACGGGGTGTGGAGCTTCATGATCACCGGTGTATCGCGATCGTTCACGCACGAGTTGATCCGCCATCGCCATTTCTCGTACTCGCAGCTGTCGCAGCGTTACGTCAACGAGTCGGATTCGGCGTTCGTGATCCCCGATCCGATCGCGGCCGATCCCGCGCTGAGAGCGGTGTGGAGCGAGGCCGTCGAGGCCGCGCGCATGGCCTACGACCAGCTGGTCGATGGCCTTCAGGCCAGGTTCACCGACATCCCCGACGCCACGTTGCGCCGCAAGCTCGCACGCCAGGCGGCGCGGTCGGTGCTGCCGAACGCGACCGAGACCAAGATCTTCATGACCGGCAACGCGCGCGCGCTGCGTCACTTCATCGAACTGCGCGGGAGCGAGCACGCCGACGTCGAGATTCGCAAGGTCGCAGTCGAGGTGCTCAAGCTCATGCAGGTCGAGGCGCCGAACATCTTCGCGGACTACACGCTGGTGCCGCTCGGCGACGGAACGCTGGCGACCCGCACCGAGCACCCGAAAGTCTGA
- a CDS encoding tetratricopeptide repeat protein produces the protein MRVIADASRLGEGTAVRFSVTIDGVSRDAFAVRWKGEAYAYVNTCRHQSLPLDFGDSHFFDETYDALVCCHHGARYRPDSGECFEGPCRGARLTRLVIESRGAELWCAGVIRTFAGLALAALMLFGANVALAASDRWQRYAPLLATADSLQRVGASRAGFALLDSMLVLASQRESADLRVVAMLGRAVAHLNTQRIDEAEREVRSVLPDLRHSRDAVGLSRATRYLARAAELRGRATEARSGYERALGYARSARQPAEQSWALLGLASIARGSGRYAESARLSRQAVAIADLAMDGRGQLFTRIALARSVRALGEIDEARELYADALARASARRDRMSVAEVSSNVGALEHANGDPSKAASHYRTALIAYRELGMTSATLTPIYNLALVYVNLGRYDEADSVLLQVLPDAMRLNSLEPRALILSELGVVRRERGRLREAAAFGRRAIALSDSISGEGAARITAPLVATLVRLDQPDSAVALLDAQVERLRGRVASTILLDLEVSRAMLQHRLGRPRAALPALRNAALSWREPPLGIQGADRLTQLTRLASCYRQLGDADSARLWFDRAAQVWERWRSSTNNELWLQVFDDFSGRFTCEYLAALLTPRPGLDSDARVRAAFDGVQRFRARTVSERLGARPSAGTREARLATATQLQQRVLKPGELLLDLYTSPDTTIVLALTTSEARAYGVPTGTSLAPHSW, from the coding sequence GTGCGCGTGATCGCCGACGCCTCGCGACTCGGCGAAGGCACGGCCGTGCGATTCTCCGTGACGATCGACGGGGTTTCGCGCGATGCATTCGCCGTCCGCTGGAAGGGCGAAGCCTACGCGTACGTCAACACCTGCCGGCATCAGTCGCTGCCGCTCGACTTCGGTGACTCGCATTTCTTCGACGAGACTTACGACGCGCTGGTGTGCTGTCACCACGGGGCCCGCTACCGCCCCGACAGCGGCGAGTGCTTCGAAGGTCCGTGTCGAGGCGCGCGACTCACCCGGCTGGTGATCGAGTCGCGAGGCGCGGAACTGTGGTGCGCGGGCGTGATTCGAACCTTCGCGGGCCTTGCGCTCGCAGCGCTCATGCTGTTCGGCGCGAACGTCGCGTTGGCCGCCTCGGATCGCTGGCAGCGCTATGCGCCGTTGCTCGCGACCGCCGACAGCCTCCAGCGGGTGGGCGCGTCCCGGGCCGGTTTCGCGTTGCTCGACTCGATGCTGGTGCTCGCCTCTCAGCGTGAGAGTGCCGACCTGCGGGTCGTCGCGATGCTGGGGCGCGCCGTCGCCCATCTGAACACGCAAAGGATCGACGAAGCCGAGCGCGAGGTGCGCTCGGTGCTTCCGGATCTGCGGCACTCACGCGACGCCGTCGGGCTCTCGCGTGCGACCCGCTATCTCGCGCGAGCCGCCGAGCTGCGCGGCCGTGCCACGGAGGCGCGCAGCGGCTACGAGCGAGCGCTCGGCTACGCGCGCTCGGCGCGCCAGCCCGCCGAGCAGAGCTGGGCGCTCCTCGGCCTCGCCTCGATCGCCCGGGGCAGCGGCCGCTATGCCGAGTCGGCGCGACTGAGCCGGCAGGCGGTCGCGATCGCCGACCTTGCCATGGACGGGCGCGGGCAGTTGTTCACGCGCATCGCGCTCGCGCGATCCGTCAGAGCGCTGGGCGAGATCGACGAAGCTCGCGAGCTCTACGCCGACGCGCTCGCTCGTGCCAGCGCGCGTCGGGATCGCATGTCTGTTGCCGAAGTGTCGTCGAACGTCGGCGCGCTCGAACACGCGAACGGCGACCCCTCCAAGGCCGCGAGTCACTACCGGACGGCGCTGATCGCGTATCGCGAGCTCGGAATGACTTCGGCGACGCTCACCCCGATTTACAACCTCGCGCTCGTGTACGTGAACCTCGGCCGCTACGACGAAGCCGACTCGGTCCTTCTGCAAGTGCTCCCCGACGCGATGCGGCTCAACAGCCTCGAGCCGCGGGCGCTCATCTTGAGCGAGCTCGGGGTGGTTCGTCGCGAACGCGGGCGGCTGCGCGAGGCGGCCGCGTTCGGTCGCCGGGCGATCGCGCTCTCGGACTCGATCTCGGGTGAGGGCGCGGCCCGCATCACCGCCCCGCTTGTCGCCACGCTGGTTCGACTCGACCAGCCGGATTCGGCGGTCGCGTTGCTCGATGCCCAGGTCGAGCGGCTCCGCGGGCGTGTCGCATCGACGATTCTGCTCGACCTCGAAGTGAGCCGAGCGATGCTGCAACACCGGCTCGGGCGGCCGCGCGCGGCCCTGCCCGCGCTCCGCAACGCCGCGCTCTCGTGGCGGGAGCCCCCGCTGGGCATCCAAGGGGCGGACCGACTGACGCAACTCACGCGGCTTGCGAGTTGTTATCGCCAGCTCGGCGATGCGGACTCCGCGCGGCTGTGGTTCGATCGCGCCGCGCAGGTGTGGGAGCGCTGGCGGAGTTCGACGAACAACGAACTGTGGCTGCAGGTCTTCGACGACTTCTCGGGCCGGTTCACGTGCGAATACCTCGCCGCGCTGTTGACGCCGCGACCCGGACTCGACTCGGACGCGCGGGTGCGCGCCGCATTCGACGGCGTGCAGCGATTCCGGGCACGCACCGTGTCCGAGCGGCTCGGAGCGCGCCCGAGCGCGGGTACCCGCGAGGCACGCCTCGCAACCGCCACCCAGCTGCAGCAGCGCGTCCTCAAGCCCGGCGAACTCCTGCTCGACCTCTACACCTCCCCCGACACCACCATCGTGCTCGCGCTGACCACGAGTGAGGCGCGGGCGTACGGCGTTCCGACCGGCACCTCGCTCGCGCCTCACTCGTGG
- a CDS encoding aminotransferase class V-fold PLP-dependent enzyme: MKPALDTSTDPLLTHREQFPTLEHTLHFISHSLGAMPRGVEESLAGYARTWRERSIRAWEEEWFELPTRIGDLLAGILNAPVGSVSMHGNVSEAQALFLSALDFAPPRNRLVCGAEDFPSMLYLYEGLARRGVEVVRVSAREGRHVQVEDLVEAIDERTAVVAISHVMFRTAQVLDLAPITARAHAAGALTLIDAYQSVGTVPVDVSALGVDALTGGSVKWLCGGPGAGYLYVAPRVAAGLSPAVTGWMAHENPFDFDSGPMRRHAGARRFWTGTPSIPSYLAARPGYELVASAGVTTIRAKSLRQTARMIAWADEFGMRVSSPRDAAARGGTVVLDVPGAARACAALLARDVLLDFRPGVGLRLAPHFYTRDAEVDQVMRQVRDEVRGAG, encoded by the coding sequence ATGAAACCCGCGCTCGACACCTCGACTGATCCGCTTCTGACACACCGGGAGCAGTTCCCGACCCTCGAGCACACGCTGCACTTCATCTCCCATTCGCTCGGGGCCATGCCACGAGGCGTCGAAGAGTCGCTCGCGGGCTATGCGCGCACCTGGCGAGAGCGCAGCATCCGCGCCTGGGAAGAAGAGTGGTTCGAGCTGCCGACCCGGATCGGCGATCTGCTCGCCGGGATCTTGAATGCGCCGGTCGGCAGCGTCTCGATGCACGGCAACGTGTCCGAAGCGCAGGCGCTGTTCCTCTCGGCGCTCGACTTCGCACCGCCGCGCAATCGACTGGTGTGCGGCGCCGAAGACTTTCCGTCGATGCTGTACCTGTACGAGGGGCTGGCGCGTCGCGGAGTGGAAGTGGTGCGGGTGTCGGCGCGTGAGGGCCGCCACGTGCAGGTCGAGGACCTGGTCGAGGCGATCGACGAGCGCACCGCGGTCGTGGCGATCTCCCATGTCATGTTCCGCACGGCGCAGGTGCTGGATCTGGCGCCGATCACGGCGCGAGCGCACGCCGCGGGCGCGCTGACGCTGATCGACGCGTACCAGTCGGTCGGCACCGTTCCGGTCGACGTCTCGGCACTCGGTGTGGATGCGCTGACCGGCGGCTCGGTCAAGTGGCTGTGCGGAGGACCCGGGGCCGGCTATCTGTATGTCGCCCCGCGCGTCGCCGCAGGACTGAGTCCGGCGGTCACGGGTTGGATGGCGCATGAGAATCCGTTCGACTTCGACTCGGGTCCGATGCGGCGGCACGCGGGGGCGAGGCGCTTCTGGACGGGTACCCCATCGATTCCGTCCTACCTCGCGGCGCGTCCCGGATACGAGTTGGTGGCGAGTGCGGGCGTGACGACGATTCGCGCCAAGTCGCTTCGCCAGACTGCGCGCATGATCGCGTGGGCGGACGAGTTCGGTATGCGGGTCAGCTCGCCACGCGACGCCGCCGCGCGCGGCGGGACCGTGGTGCTCGACGTACCCGGAGCTGCTCGTGCATGCGCCGCGTTGCTCGCGCGTGACGTGCTGCTCGACTTTCGACCTGGAGTGGGCTTGCGCCTCGCGCCGCACTTCTACACCCGAGACGCTGAGGTGGACCAGGTGATGCGGCAGGTGCGCGATGAGGTGCGAGGGGCCGGCTGA